ATCTGTGGAGTAGTGCATTTGTGGCTATGTTTGGACAAAACATCAGCTGTAAAATTGGCTTCTCTGTAAGTGTGGCTGCATTTGAAAACCTGGAATTGATGACTGATGTCCTGCAGTTGTTGGAGTTGTGTTCTGACAGTCCATGGTGGTTGAGCTAGGTGTTTTATCCATCTGATTACTAGCTCAGAGTCCACTTCAAGGATCACTTTAGTATATCCTAATTGGAgacaccaagtcaaaccaaagatGGCTGCCAATATTTCAGATTGGTTGTTTGTACCTTCTCCAAAAGGGGTTGAGAAAGCAAAGAGAAGATCTCCTTGATTGTTCCTTAGCAATCCTCCCCCTCCTATTTTTCCAGGGTTGTGAAGTGCACTaccatcagtgttcagcttcaccATGTGAGCTGAAGGTTTCCTCCAGTAGACAGTACTAACATTAACTTCATTAGTACATTTTTCCACAagaaggaccagttccttccatCTATTTGGCCAGCTGATATAGGAGTAGGTAGTGCTTAGAAGGTTGAAGTTATCCTTGAAGACTGAGTAGATCACTCTTGTAATATTGGACTGCTTCCCTCCATATTTGATGgcacatctatttttccataggttccaacatATGAAGATTGGAGTTGCTTGTAGGATAAGTTTATGGACCTCATTACTGTAATTACTGGACCACCACCTCATCATCAGGTTTCTAAGGGGTGTGTATTCTTTACTAATACCCAAAGAATCAGAAAATACACTCCAAACCTTCCTGGCAAAGTTTCCagaaacaaatatatggtcaATGGTATCCAAACCAGCTCTATGGCAACAGTAACATTGGGCTGGGGCTTCTCCAAAGCTGATAAGTTTTTCATTAGTAGGTAGTTTCCCTCTAAGTGCTCTCCAGAGTAGGAAGGAACACTTAAAAGGAATGTGTTTGTGCCATGTTTGAGAGTTAATTCTTGTCTTACTCCTTTTGTCCCTGATAAGttcccaggcagaagaacaactaaaTTCCCCACTGCTATTAGGCTTCCAAGAGGCCTGATCAAGTTTGTGGGGCTGATAGTTGATGTTACTTGCCAGGATGCTAGGTACAAACTGAGGAGGTGCTTTCTGAGAGACCAGTTCTGCATTCCATTGACcattaatcatgaaagaagaCACCTTAGTATTGTTCTGTCTACTACTGGCTGACCTGAAATTAGCTAAGGGGCCAACTCCCaaccaattatcccaccaaaagaggcaagaACCAGACTGTATCTGCCATTGGATATGAGGCTCAACATTGTGCTTGTtcttcatgaggtgcttccatatCAGAGACTGTCCTGTGTGCCATTTTTTGGTTATAGGATTTGACCTCTGACAGTACTTAGCTTTGAGGAACTCACTCCATAAGGAATTCTTAGTTCTGAatatccaccattgtttgtattggaaAGACTTGGCAACATCTGATATTAGTCTCACTCCAATACCACCCTCTTCATAGGGATAACTCAGATTCTTCCAAGAAGACCAATGATATTTCCTCCTTTCattcttccacccccagaagaaATTGGCTGTGATGCtttgaatttgcttgatagtGGTTGCAGGAGGGGAACTAGCAGATAACAAGTGAATAGGAAGTGCTTGGATGACATGCTTAATCAAAGTAACTCTTCCTCCATAACTAATTAATTTTGCCTGCCATCCAGCTATCCTAGCCACAACTTTAGCTATAAGCTCAGAATAATAGATGGTCCTCTGTCTACCAATGTAAAGAGGACACCCCAGATATGTGATAGGGCTGTTCTTTTGCTTGAAGCCTGTAACTTTCTTGATTCTTCTAACAGTAGAGTTGAAGGCATTTGAGGGTACCATGAAGTTACTCTTGTCTCTGTTGATCAATTGGCCTGAAGCATGCTCATAGGTATGTAGTGTCTCCATGATAAGCTTCAAGGTATGAGATCTTCCAGATGAGAATATGATgatgtcatctgcaaaactgaGATGATTAATTTGAGGGCCCTTTTTAGCCATCAGGAAACCATGATATTGGGGGTGTTGATGAAGGTTGTTCATGAGCCTGGAgaggacttcagcacctatgatAAACAAAGCTGGTGATAATGGATCCCCTTGCTTAAGGCCTCTTGtggaatgaaagaatccatgcctTGAACCATTAATATTGATGGAATACCAATTATCAGCCATAattctccataccatatcaatgaaaccttcttcaaatcccattttcctcaaaactagacaagtataggaccaagataccctatcataggctttagccatgtcaagtttgataaCTACAttgcctcctacatttggctTCTTGATCTGGTGTATAATCTCTTGGGCTAGcataatattttcagaaatgTTCCTGCCTTTgacaaatccagattggttaAGGGAAATGAGGTTGGGTAGGATAGGTGCCAGTCTAAGGGAAATGAGTTTGGAGATGATTTTGtttgtgaagttgctaaggctaattGGTCTATACTCAGAGAGCTTGTTAGGATGGTGTACTTTTGGGAGCAGCACCAAACAAGAGTGAGTAAAGTATTTAGGCATAGCTTGTCCACAGAAGAAAGATAGAATCACTTTAAGGAGgtcctcttttatgatgttccaacatgcttggaagaacttgccattcattccatcaggtCCAGCAGCTGAATTGGGATTCATTAAAAACACTACAGTTCTCAACTCCTCCATTGTAGGGATAGCTTTCAGGTTTCT
This sequence is a window from Solanum dulcamara chromosome 10, daSolDulc1.2, whole genome shotgun sequence. Protein-coding genes within it:
- the LOC129869796 gene encoding uncharacterized protein LOC129869796, which encodes MERLKSLKSIHQIPIIAILEPFSDSIQIQYFRNQLNMDHAISNPNGKIWLFWNKDVDCRILENEEQLITCEFNHVMNPNQFIVTFVYAKCKDHLRRPLWDSMLQQSATSLPWCTLGDFNVITDPQEKLGGVTYNMKKSLEFISIIEACGLQDLGFCGQRYTWSNLRGIMFRIWKRLDRGMVNDKWLEMMPQTTITHLPSVGSDHCPLLLEMTDQNQQHTKYFKFLNCWTEQPSFLDTVSNCWNRTMEGNPMWCFHQKMKRLAATLSTWSRLQFGDIYAKVKEYEDKTRHAEEELISSNSEENRTKLHAINAEYIKYLKLEESMLKQKTQLHWFKEGDVNSKYFHALIRGRRRKLYIHKIQNEDDNWVQGEENIAKAACEHFQAIFTGEETQIQEHTLQCIPRMVTDEHNRNLKAIPTMEELRTVVFLMNPNSAAGPDGMNGFIDMVWRIMADNWYSININGSRHGFFHSTRGLKQGDPLSPALFIIGAEVLSRLMNNLHQHPQYHGFLMAKKGPQINHLSFADDIIIFSSGRSHTLKLIMETLHTYEHASGQLINRDKSNFMVPSNAFNSTVRRIKKVTGFKQKNSPITYLGCPLYIGRQRTIYYSELIAKVVARIAGWQAKLISYGGRVTLIKHVIQALPIHLLSASSPPATTIKQIQSITANFFWGWKNERRKYHWSSWKNLSYPYEEGGIGVRLISDVAKSFQYKQWWIFRTKNSLWSEFLKAKYCQRSNPITKKWHTGQSLIWKHLMKNKHNVEPHIQWQIQSGSCLFWWDNWLGVGPLANFRSASSRQNNTKVSSFMINGQWNAELVSQKAPPQFVPSILASNINYQPHKLDQASWKPNSSGEFSCSSAWELIRDKRSKTRINSQTWHKHIPFKCSFLLWRALRGKLPTNEKLISFGEAPAQCYCCHRAGLDTIDHIFVSGNFARKVWSVFSDSLGISKEYTPLRNLMMRWWSSNYSNEVHKLILQATPIFICWNLWKNRCAIKYGGKQSNITRVIYSVFKDNFNLLSTTYSYISWPNRWKELVLLVEKCTNEVNVSTVYWRKPSAHMVKLNTDGSALHNPGKIGGGGLLRNNQGDLLFAFSTPFGEGTNNQSEILAAIFGLTWCLQLGYTKVILEVDSELVIRWIKHLAQPPWTVRTQLQQLQDISHQFQVFKCSHTYREANFTADVLSKHSHKCTTPQIYLNKQELPKEARAYFELDKLEMANFRRRRLKRIKKPP